DNA from Phragmites australis chromosome 16, lpPhrAust1.1, whole genome shotgun sequence:
ataaagcacAAGAAGAGGCGATAACATCAGAGAAAGGAAAACGTGTCCAGTGCCCAGGTCGAAAGGGCCAGAACGAGGCAAGCCCGCGCGATCCAGCCGTCAATCGCAATCTGGATGGCTATAAAGTGATCCTTGTTTCCCATCCGACCCCGTCTTTTCACCACCAACCCCGAAACCCCTCTCCATTCCCAGTTtccacgccgccgccgtcaaCATGTCCACCTCGACCGTCGCCGCCTcgacctccctctcctccgTCATCCACCGCCGATCATCGCGGGTGTACAGAGTTCCGGCGTCCCCCCATCGATCTCCTTCCTCCAAACCCTTAACATCTTCGTATTCGTCCTCGCACTCTTCCCTCATGCCGGTCTCCGCCATGGCCTCTCCCACCGCCGCTGGTGAGGCGGCGTCCAGGAAGAAGCTTCTCATCTTCGACGCCGAGGAGGACCTCGCGGCGTCGCTGGCCGAGTACACGGCGGACCTGTCAGCGAAGTTCGCCGCGGAGAGGGGCGCCTTCACCGTCGTGCTCTCCGGCGGCTCCCTCGTCAAGGCCCTCAGGTTCTTGGACCGCCTAAAGATCGCATCTTTCTTGGTCCCCGTTTGGGTTTTGATGTCGTAGGCTTTGGTTTTCACAGGAAGCTGGCGGAGCCGCCGTACCTGGAGGCGGTGGATTGGAGTAAATGGCATCTGTTCTGGGTGGATGAGAGGGTGGTGCCCAAGGACCACGCGGATAGCAACTACAAGCTCGCCTTCGATGGGTTGCTCTCTAAGGTACTCACTTGGTTAATTTAGGTAGTCATATTCAGCATCTGTTTCGATGGTGCAAGCTAGAATTTTGCGGTTTTGGTTATTTAATTACTATGCATAAATGGGATCATGATGGTTTAGGAGTGATGGAGATTGGAAATGTGGAAATTTTGTGCAGATTATATACTTCTTTGCATGTTTTTTTGGACTTATTGctgtagttcttctcatgatgTTCTTTATACTGGGAGATTGACTTTGATGAATACTAGAAAAATGTCGATATTCAGCAATAATGAGTTGTCTGTCTGGGATTTAGATAGTCTTTGAGGGAAAAAATAGTAACGTCTGCTTAATCTGTATGTGTAGGTAGTCTGTATTCGTGTTTTCAAATTGAAGTACATTTCCCACATGATGTATGTTTGTGACGAATTCACCTTGGCGTGTATAGTAGAATTGTGTGTAGAAGTTCATATCTACATCCTCATAGTATATTGCCAGCAGAAACCTTTTTACCTTTCTTCTACACTACATCTCAGTTTTCATATTTGTCTTTCTACAACATAGGTGCCTATTCCTGCCAGCCAAGTTTATGCCATAAATGATGTGCTGTCAGCCGAGGAAGCAGCAGAGAACTATGAAAATCGTTTAAAGCAACTTGTTAAGAATGGCGTGATTGAAATGTCACCAGCAGCTGGGTTCCCAAAGTTCGATCTTATGCTCCTGGGGATGGGGCCTGATGGCCATGTTGCCTCACTCTTCCCAGGTCACCCTGTTGTCAATGAAAACCAGAAGTGGGTCACCTTTGTCAAGGATTCTCCAAAACCGCCACCGGAGAGAATCACATTTACTTTCCCTGTGATCAATTCATCGGCATACATCGGACTTGTGGTCACCGGTGCTGGAAAAGCTGGTGCTGTTCACAAAGCACTTTCAGAAGAGCATAGCGCATCAGATTTGCTGCCTGTTGAGATGGTTTCACTTCAGGATGGAGAGCTCACTTGGTTCACTGACAAGCCAGCGGTGTTAATGTTGTCGAGCATTTGAAGCCCATGGTTGTATAAGTTTGAAACTTCATCTTAAGTACTTCATAAAAGATTTGATGAATATCTATTAGGTTCGACAGGAAAATTTGAGCCCTTTTTTTATTATAGTGTGCCGAAGAAATGTGTCTTTGGTTCCAGTATCTGCAAAGTAATTTCCATTTCCTTTCTACTCATCTAAAAGACAGCAGATGAAAATTTGGTAATGTATTTGCACGTCTGTATACTACTGCACATCTGCCTCTTTGCACAAAAAAAATCCAGGATTTTGATGTCTAGCAATTTTATAACTTGAAGTTCATGTATTTCTGTAAAGTCCTTGATATGAAGTGTTTACCATTGGCTTGGTGAAATAACTGGAATGGTGACTTCATGGTAGACTGGCAAGCTATGTATGTGCTGTGAAACAGAGTCATTCTTGGATCGTATGAAATTACTGTCGATGTGACCTCAACGTTCAGGTGAGAAAACAAGGTAAGAAATGGAGCACTTTCATGAGTAAAGCATAACAGTCCTTCCTGTTGAAATTTGTGGAAAGTTTTAATGTTTTATGCTCTTGGGCCGATCCTGGGCTGCCTACTTTGAGCCTTGGTCGGGGTTTTAGCCCAGGCCCACTGTGGGTGAGATATAAGCAGCGTCTAGGGTTGGAAAAGGGAAGGGGTTGGCTGGCTGCGATGTATGCGAGGGCGGagaggccggcggcggcgagagcaATCCCCTGCCGAGTTCTCTGGTGGCTCGGCTGGTCTTCAGGAGCGCCGGGGATCTCGGTTTGTTGGGCGGCCGCAAGTATCTCGCCGAGGAGTTATGCTTTGGCCCTTCGCACTGAAGATAAGGCAGCTATATTTTCCCTTCCCCTCTCTGTGTGCAGAAACGAGTCTGAAATTTTCCTTTTCCCCGGTGAACTCTCTCTGGTTTTTGTCTCTGAAGATCAGAACCCGAGCTACTCGGGTGATATCTCTGGTGTGGTATCTGGGAGAGAAAGGGTTGGTGGCCGGAGCTGCAGCGCCGAGGCTCGACCGTACTGCAGTGGCTATACGGTGAagggctttgtatctccgatctcctctcACTGTTGGCGACGGTGGTCGATAGGTTTTCTGGATCAGTGGCTTCCAAGCCGTGCCTAGCCTCCCTTCATTTTGATTTCAATCAATATTTTGCTGTGAGTATTCCTCCACTTCTCTGATagcatgctctgtgatgatgaaTGGTTTTAGATTGGGCCATTAGATGAGTACAATAGCTGGAAAACTTGTGATCTGGATACTGATCTGGTGGTTCTGCTATTGCAAACCTTTGGACATGATTCTGTTGTTGCCTGAAATGAACATAGCTGGACACATGTGAATGGACACGGTTGTATACTGAATACATTCTGATGCGCATATATATTTTGCATTTCTGTCATTTGTTCTGTCGGTGCAGTGAGCAACTCTGTTCTGTATAGTCTGGTCCTGTCACCCCCTGTGTGTTTTCATACTTCTGGGTGGCTAAATAGTTCTATTTGGCTAGTGAATCATGTCCATCAATTCAGATCAGTCATTGTCCAGAAcctttttaatttaattgtCCAAGTTCTTTGGCTAGTTGAGATCTCATTATTAGCCCAATCTATGATAATATTAGAAGAACAATTTGGGAGCAAGACTTCAAAGTCTTAGGGCCAATTGTTGCATAAATCTGAGAGCAATACTATCTATTTCACTTCTATGCAGCAATTACTTGTAGGGTTTCACTCTCATATGCTTTATTTTGGTATCCAGCTTTTACACCAGAGTGAGATGTTTACTGCAATTATTTTTACCTTTATCAGTAGCTTTTCATTGTGTATGAATTGCTATCTTGCTCGGtatcatatgtatatatatgggatAAGACTTATACTCATCCTTTGGTACTATTCTTTACATCACTTCCtatcgaaaaagaaaaaagagcatCACAATTTTCCAACTGAACCCCAGATATGTATCAGATGCCGGACCTCCTGCATTTCCTCcctgattctctctctctctctctctctctctctgatatgCATCAGGTACCATGTCATCAGCTATGAAACAGTCAGATACTGAGGAGTTACTGATGGGTGCCAAGATACCTGAGACAGCTGCATCTGCCATTTCTGCATGTCAGACCCAGACACCGCAGCCTGCTGCTCAGCGCAGTTGAGAGTTCAGACAATGCAAAACTTCAGCCGCAACACATGACCACGAGTAAATTGCCCCGGTGCAGGCAGCGTctcttgataaaaaaaaaaagaatctagAAATCTATGCGATAACCTTATTAACTCTTGGAGCCCTCATGTGACTCTCGCGAGAGGTCGAGTCACATGAACACGTAGGAGGAGAGGAACATGGCCGGAGCCGGAGCGTCATGCGCGCCAATTCTGTTCTACTATAAAAAAGAACTGCGTCCCGGTCTCCGGCCCGGGGAGCACGGTGTCCCGCGCGTGAGGCCGTCGCCGTCCGCGTCGGGATCTTGGCCTTCCTGCCCGGCCGGCGGCGCTCTGCTTTGTCGTCCCTGCCATTGCCAGAATCGCCGAAGCCTCCGAGGCAAGGATCAACGCAATGCAAAAAATGGAGTGGTGACAAGGACCTCTCGAATCTTTTGACTCTGCTTTATGCTCGAAACAGGCCGTTCTGCCGGGGAGACATGGAGAACAGAAGATCTGACGGGTCGGTCTCAAGGAACAGACCAAATCATGCTGTTGTGCAATGGTCAGAGAATCACACATAGACCGGGATG
Protein-coding regions in this window:
- the LOC133895444 gene encoding probable 6-phosphogluconolactonase 3, chloroplastic, with the translated sequence MSTSTVAASTSLSSVIHRRSSRVYRVPASPHRSPSSKPLTSSYSSSHSSLMPVSAMASPTAAGEAASRKKLLIFDAEEDLAASLAEYTADLSAKFAAERGAFTVVLSGGSLVKALRKLAEPPYLEAVDWSKWHLFWVDERVVPKDHADSNYKLAFDGLLSKVPIPASQVYAINDVLSAEEAAENYENRLKQLVKNGVIEMSPAAGFPKFDLMLLGMGPDGHVASLFPGHPVVNENQKWVTFVKDSPKPPPERITFTFPVINSSAYIGLVVTGAGKAGAVHKALSEEHSASDLLPVEMVSLQDGELTWFTDKPAVLMLSSI